In the genome of Nymphaea colorata isolate Beijing-Zhang1983 chromosome 9, ASM883128v2, whole genome shotgun sequence, one region contains:
- the LOC116260388 gene encoding RNA pseudouridine synthase 2, chloroplastic-like isoform X1 — MLIHGGQAASRGFHRSLFIFSQHPPHHSVSPPLLRLSPLERCSVILLLPSPFPRRRWTTKTALRFLCSLPADSHEPTPALRLSQRVADGSDKARLDAWLASRMETVSRARIQASIRAGLVLVNGNPVKKVSQVIRKGDWVDCSVAELEPLRAKPENIPINIVYEDAHVLVVNKPPHMVVHPAPGHPSGTLVNAILHHCGFPAVGLDIGDDSSDAEDDAIDLHCDEFDELLTDKRSAVYDDSMASTSIRPGIVHRLDKGTSGLLVVAKDVHSHAHLAEQFKAHTIHRVYISLTAGVPVPSSGRLEIPIARDSNNRIRMTAVPCLNNNRRARFAASRYRVIEVLAGGGAALVEWRLETGRTHQIRAHAKYLGIPLLGDEVYGGTEGMVLSRLQPKTPSCYHSHLFDIVSNIQRPCLHALTLGFRHPRTGEDVKFSCPPASDFTEVLCTLRKIGTKAETSPV, encoded by the exons ATGCTCATCCATGGCGGACAAGCTGCATCAAGAGGCTTCCACCGCTCACTCTTCATTTTCAGTCAACATCCACCACACCACTCTGtttctcctcctctccttcGTCTCTCGCCACTGGAAAGATGTTCcgtcatccttcttcttccgtCCCCTTTCCCTAGGAGGCGCTGGACCACGAAGACGGCTCTCAGGTTCCTCTGTTCGCTTCCTGCCGACAGTCACGAGCCCACGCCGGCTCTCCGCCTCTCGCAGCGGGTTGCTGACGGGTCGGACAAGGCCAGGCTCGACGCTTGGCTTGCTTCCCGCATGGAGACCGTAAGCCGTGCTCGAATTCAGGCCAGTATTCGTGCAGGGCTCGTGTTGGTTAACGGGAATCCCGTGAAGAAG GTCTCACAAGTCATCAGAAAGGGTGATTGGGTGGATTGTTCTGTTGCAGAGCTAGAACCTCTGAGGGCGAAGCCAGAAAATATACCGATCAATATTGTTTACGAAGATGCTCATGTTCTCGTCGTTAATAAGCCGCCCCATATG GTTGTTCATCCTGCCCCTGGTCATCCAAGTGGGACACTTGTAAATGCTATTCTTCATCATTGTGGCTTCCCGGCTGTTGGATTGGATATTGGTGACGACAGTTCTGATGCAGAGGATGATGCAATTGATTTGCACTGTGATGAATTTGATGAACTTCTGACTGATAAAAGATCTGCCGTGTATGATGATTCTATGGCTAGTACATCTATACGCCCTGGCATTGTACACAGGCTGGACAAAGGGACAAGTGGGTTACTTGTTGTTGCGAAG GATGTACATTCTCATGCTCATTTAGCAGAACAATTCAAGGCACATACGATTCATAGAGTGTATATTAGTCTTACAGCTGGGGTTCCTGTTCCTAGTAGTGGGCGTCTTGAGATTCCAATAGCCCGTGATTCAAATAACAGAATACGAATGACTGCTGTTCCTTGCTTGAATAACAACAGACGAGCTCGCTTCGCTGCTAGTAG GTACCGAGTGATTGAGGTACTTGCTGGAGGAGGTGCTGCTCTTGTGGAATGGAGATTAGAAACGGGGAGGACTCATCAG ATCCGTGCCCATGCCAAATATTTGGGAATTCCTCTTTTAGGTGACGAAGTGTATGGGGGAACCGAAGGTATGGTTTTATCACGTCTCCAGCCAAAAACACCCTCTTGTTATCACAGCCATCTGTTTGACATCGTGTCCAACATACAAAGGCCTTGCCTGCATGCATTAACTCTTGG TTTTAGGCATCCACGCACTGGGGAAGATGTAAAATTCTCATGCCCGCCAGCGTCGGATTTCACAGAAGTCCTGTGCACGCTCCGGAAGATTGGTACTAAGGCAGAAACATCTCCTGTATAA
- the LOC116260388 gene encoding RNA pseudouridine synthase 2, chloroplastic-like isoform X3 has protein sequence MNHKKMTSRLIPSFWVSQVIRKGDWVDCSVAELEPLRAKPENIPINIVYEDAHVLVVNKPPHMVVHPAPGHPSGTLVNAILHHCGFPAVGLDIGDDSSDAEDDAIDLHCDEFDELLTDKRSAVYDDSMASTSIRPGIVHRLDKGTSGLLVVAKDVHSHAHLAEQFKAHTIHRVYISLTAGVPVPSSGRLEIPIARDSNNRIRMTAVPCLNNNRRARFAASRYRVIEVLAGGGAALVEWRLETGRTHQIRAHAKYLGIPLLGDEVYGGTEGMVLSRLQPKTPSCYHSHLFDIVSNIQRPCLHALTLGFRHPRTGEDVKFSCPPASDFTEVLCTLRKIGTKAETSPV, from the exons ATGAATCATAAAAAGATGACATCCCGACTAATCCCAAGTTTCTGG GTCTCACAAGTCATCAGAAAGGGTGATTGGGTGGATTGTTCTGTTGCAGAGCTAGAACCTCTGAGGGCGAAGCCAGAAAATATACCGATCAATATTGTTTACGAAGATGCTCATGTTCTCGTCGTTAATAAGCCGCCCCATATG GTTGTTCATCCTGCCCCTGGTCATCCAAGTGGGACACTTGTAAATGCTATTCTTCATCATTGTGGCTTCCCGGCTGTTGGATTGGATATTGGTGACGACAGTTCTGATGCAGAGGATGATGCAATTGATTTGCACTGTGATGAATTTGATGAACTTCTGACTGATAAAAGATCTGCCGTGTATGATGATTCTATGGCTAGTACATCTATACGCCCTGGCATTGTACACAGGCTGGACAAAGGGACAAGTGGGTTACTTGTTGTTGCGAAG GATGTACATTCTCATGCTCATTTAGCAGAACAATTCAAGGCACATACGATTCATAGAGTGTATATTAGTCTTACAGCTGGGGTTCCTGTTCCTAGTAGTGGGCGTCTTGAGATTCCAATAGCCCGTGATTCAAATAACAGAATACGAATGACTGCTGTTCCTTGCTTGAATAACAACAGACGAGCTCGCTTCGCTGCTAGTAG GTACCGAGTGATTGAGGTACTTGCTGGAGGAGGTGCTGCTCTTGTGGAATGGAGATTAGAAACGGGGAGGACTCATCAG ATCCGTGCCCATGCCAAATATTTGGGAATTCCTCTTTTAGGTGACGAAGTGTATGGGGGAACCGAAGGTATGGTTTTATCACGTCTCCAGCCAAAAACACCCTCTTGTTATCACAGCCATCTGTTTGACATCGTGTCCAACATACAAAGGCCTTGCCTGCATGCATTAACTCTTGG TTTTAGGCATCCACGCACTGGGGAAGATGTAAAATTCTCATGCCCGCCAGCGTCGGATTTCACAGAAGTCCTGTGCACGCTCCGGAAGATTGGTACTAAGGCAGAAACATCTCCTGTATAA
- the LOC116260388 gene encoding RNA pseudouridine synthase 2, chloroplastic-like isoform X2 — protein MLIHGGQAASRGFHRSLFIFSQHPPHHSVSPPLLRLSPLERCSVILLLPSPFPRRRWTTKTALRFLCSLPADSHEPTPALRLSQRVADGSDKARLDAWLASRMETVSRARIQASIRAGLVLVNGNPVKKVSQVIRKGDWVDCSVAELEPLRAKPENIPINIVYEDAHVLVVNKPPHMVVHPAPGHPSGTLVNAILHHCGFPAVGLDIGDDSSDAEDDAIDLHCDEFDELLTDKRSAVYDDSMASTSIRPGIVHRLDKGTSGLLVVAKDVHSHAHLAEQFKAHTIHRVYISLTAGVPVPSSGRLEIPIARDSNNRIRMTAVPCLNNNRRARFAASRYRVIEVLAGGGAALVEWRLETGRTHQDCAFASKE, from the exons ATGCTCATCCATGGCGGACAAGCTGCATCAAGAGGCTTCCACCGCTCACTCTTCATTTTCAGTCAACATCCACCACACCACTCTGtttctcctcctctccttcGTCTCTCGCCACTGGAAAGATGTTCcgtcatccttcttcttccgtCCCCTTTCCCTAGGAGGCGCTGGACCACGAAGACGGCTCTCAGGTTCCTCTGTTCGCTTCCTGCCGACAGTCACGAGCCCACGCCGGCTCTCCGCCTCTCGCAGCGGGTTGCTGACGGGTCGGACAAGGCCAGGCTCGACGCTTGGCTTGCTTCCCGCATGGAGACCGTAAGCCGTGCTCGAATTCAGGCCAGTATTCGTGCAGGGCTCGTGTTGGTTAACGGGAATCCCGTGAAGAAG GTCTCACAAGTCATCAGAAAGGGTGATTGGGTGGATTGTTCTGTTGCAGAGCTAGAACCTCTGAGGGCGAAGCCAGAAAATATACCGATCAATATTGTTTACGAAGATGCTCATGTTCTCGTCGTTAATAAGCCGCCCCATATG GTTGTTCATCCTGCCCCTGGTCATCCAAGTGGGACACTTGTAAATGCTATTCTTCATCATTGTGGCTTCCCGGCTGTTGGATTGGATATTGGTGACGACAGTTCTGATGCAGAGGATGATGCAATTGATTTGCACTGTGATGAATTTGATGAACTTCTGACTGATAAAAGATCTGCCGTGTATGATGATTCTATGGCTAGTACATCTATACGCCCTGGCATTGTACACAGGCTGGACAAAGGGACAAGTGGGTTACTTGTTGTTGCGAAG GATGTACATTCTCATGCTCATTTAGCAGAACAATTCAAGGCACATACGATTCATAGAGTGTATATTAGTCTTACAGCTGGGGTTCCTGTTCCTAGTAGTGGGCGTCTTGAGATTCCAATAGCCCGTGATTCAAATAACAGAATACGAATGACTGCTGTTCCTTGCTTGAATAACAACAGACGAGCTCGCTTCGCTGCTAGTAG GTACCGAGTGATTGAGGTACTTGCTGGAGGAGGTGCTGCTCTTGTGGAATGGAGATTAGAAACGGGGAGGACTCATCAG GATTGTGCTTTTGCATCTAAGGAATAG